From the genome of Nicotiana sylvestris chromosome 1, ASM39365v2, whole genome shotgun sequence:
TTCCCAGTATATCAACCATGCAAGAGTAATGCTCAATTGTGGGGATAACTCCAAAATCTGTCTTCATATGATCAAAATATTTCCAACCTTTATCGAGCAAGCCTGAATGTTTACAACTAGATAGAAGAGCTATAAAAGTTATTGCATCTGGTTGGACGTTTGCTTCTCTCATTTTATCAAAGACTGAAATTGCCTCTGTACTAAGGCCGTATATGGCAAATCCGGTGATCATGGAATTCCAAGAAGCTAAGGTTTTATCCTCAAGCTTTTGAAAAACCTTCTTGGCATTTTCTAAGTTCCCACACTTACTGTACATGTCTATGAGAGCCGTAGATACATACACATCATCCATAAAATCATTTCGTATGCACAGGCAATGTATCTCTTTCCCAATATATAACAAAGAGAGACCTGCACATGCTTGAAGTAAGCTTGAAATTGTAACTGAGTTTACTTTGATACCTTCATCCTGCATCTGAATTAAAAATTCAAATGCTTCTCTAAAATATCCTTGCTGTGAACAACCTGATATTAAAGAGGTCCATGAAACGACATTAGGAGACATGCCACAACTTTTGATCCTTCTAATCATACCCAAAGCTTCCTTAATGCAGCTAGACGTTGAATAACCGGAAACCATGCTATTGTATGTCACTATATCTGGTTTAATCCCTTCTTCCTTCATCTGATTTAAAAGATTACTAGCTTTTTCAAAATGTCCCTTGCAGGAATAACCAGAAATTAATGAATTCCAAGCACAAATATTTCTGTTTGTCATACAATCGAAAACAGCTTGAGCAGATGTCAAATCATCATTCTTCACATACATATCTACTAGTGAAGTTGCAACATGCAGGTCATAGTCAAGTCCATTTCTTATAACATGGCAATGGATCTCTTTACCATTACTCAAATAGCCTAATTCGGTCACTGCTTGAAGAACACTGGTTATAGAGTTGCGATTTGGCTGATAACCAGCACTCTGCATTCTCCTCAGAATCGCCAAAACCTCTCGATATGATCCATGAAGAAAATGACCAGATAAAAGGCAGTTCCAGGTTATTATGTCCGGTTTTATGTTGGAAGTTATCATTTCATGAAATAGCTCCAAAGCATCATCAAGGTAACCAAGTGCAATATACCCCGAGATAATACTATTCCAACAAGGCAGATTACGATTATCTGTTAAATCAAAAACTACTCTAGCAAGTTTGATATTGTCATTTTTCACATACATGTTGATCAGTGCAGTACGTATCAGTATATTCGATTCTAAGTCATATCGGATAACATACCCGTGAATCTGTTTTCCTTCATCAAGAGCACCCAATTTCCCACATGCTTGCAAAACTTTGGAAATGGTTAAGCTGTTGGCCTTAACAAGTAAAGCCTGCATTTCACAAAACAATTGTAGACCTTCTGCCCATTTCTCATCCCTTAAATTAACCAAAATTGCTTCATTCCACAATAAAGAGTCATGGATTAATGCTTCTTTAAACACCTTATTAGCACTCTCTGTCCCACAACATCTCCCATAAAAATTCATCAGCGCACATTGTGTATAGACATCTAAATTAAAACCTTTCTTGATCAAACAAGCATGGACTTCCAATCCTAGCCACATGTCTCTTAACTTTGAACAGATTTTCAAGACAAAAGCTAGAATTTCAGTGTTAAAGTTCACTCCTTTACTATGTAACTCACTGAAAACTTCAAGAATTTCACATGGATTTCCACCGAAATAACTGAATtcttcaaggaaagaattccagtACAAATAGTTCTCTGCAAACCCCACAAAGAATAACACTGCAGCAGATTGAAAATCACCAAATTCCAAGTAAGCTGAGATAAAAGACTGCATATTTCTCTTTGAATCCCATACACTAGATAATTTTATCATCTTGGCATGCATTGCTCTAACTGAATTTAGTGAGTGGAACTCTTTTTCATAATCAAATTGCAATGAAGAAAGTGGAGAAGGTGAAGTTGAGGGTGAAGTTTCAGAAAGTGTTTCTGCTACATTTACAAGGCCAAAATTTGTGGAATATCTTCTGGGTTGCTTTTGGGTGAATGGCTGATGTGAAGAAATGAAGTGGTACAATGGAGTAGCAGCCTCCATTGTGGCTTTTGAGCTTGAAGAAAATTATGGCATCCACTCAAAGTagttaattgtgaaataatgacaGTTAAAACAGTAGGATTTGGAGGGCTCTAATAAAAGCTGGAGTACTAACTAGAAGGAAAAATCAGAAAGGGAAATAAATAATTAAGTCTGAAAATCAAGAATCTTTAGTGGATAAGGTTATCTTGTGTCCATTTTATAGATAAGCCACTGTGCAATACTATGGTCCCTCCATACCCTAAAACGTATTATAAGTAAAGATTCAGCAACTGAGATAGAGCCACCAAAAAATTACTAAGAACTAAAAGGTAAAATGTTTGAGAAAAATTGCAGTAAGGATAAAAGACCAAATGATAGTTCTAGGATCAAGGTGCATGATTTATTTGCTCCTCAACTCGATCAATCAACTGCCCCTTAATTCTAAGTTAGTTGGATCACCTAAATGAGCCCTCTATATCATTTTCATTTTATTCAGGCTAATTTTCTTCCAAGTATAGATATTAGTAATTTGTTTAAGGTAGATCCTGAAAAAGGAAAACTTAATTGAGGCAGAAGGCTCTTATTAGTCAGAgtaatcaaaataaaaaatttaacctCTCCAAGTTCCAGGTttgttaaaagaaaatatttattcactcatattttctattaaaaaatgggttggataatggactttttaaaaacgggtcaaatatggatatgAATCATACTATCCCcttagaaaatggataatcaATGGATAATAAATGGGTTTAACAGTTACATTTGTAAATCTTCAAATTAGGGGTTactcaagtttgggagactagtaattctcccaaaagtgatcatattcaagaagttaTATGTctatatccatattatccgctagttaacccttttttatccgtattaaatatgggtcgtgTCGGACAATTTGTCTGTTTTTGCATTACCCATTTTAGACCCGCCCATATTCGACGCGACCCCATTTGCCACCCCTTGAGGTATCTAAGGATACAGGGACCTGAAACTCCTTGAAAGGGTGTGGGAAATGATTTGGGAAGGGTAAACTGCATTGAAACAAGAACAACAATCTTGATTATCTACTTCTTAATAAATAAAATGCAGCAGTTCAGCGGGTAAAAATGAGATTGGTTACTCTATCAAGATGTTGATCCATGATTTCAAATAAATCTCATGGCCTTTATACCATTTTCACACCATTAGTTTTTTAGAGATCAATGAGAATTCTAATGGAATTCAAACCCAACACATAAAAAATGTACTTGATAATTTTATGCTATTGTAGTTTGATAATGATTTATTGTCTCAATGAGCATAAACTCTCACAGGTTTTGGCAGGCATTTGATCTGAAATTGACAAGGTTTCTTCAAAGTTTAGGCACAGAATGTCATGGCAAATAACTACACAGTTGGCTGCAAGATAGGCCTCCTACTTCACCAATTAATATTCATACAAGTACCAAGTGAGAGTTTATCAGGGAAGAGGCTCTTCATGTCGCGGTTGCAAAAGTCAGTTGAATAGATGATCAATACATAGTTTACCTCGCTACTTATGATCACATATGTTTAAATGTGGTCACAGTTATCCATATTATTGGCACAGTCTACCCACTCTTACTGCATCTTGAGGTGTCTGCTGCGGTCAGCTGTTTTTACTAAGCCTTATGCCATTTTTTCTCGTTAAATGGCAACTGAGTGCTTATGAGTGACTTCAAACTCCAAAACTCAAGTATTAAGTTTTCTTGCAGAGACAGAATCTTGGAGTTTTCGTGCGCGTTTAATAACAACCAGAGATCAACATACAACTAGGAAGAAAGAATACAGCCAGCTCCTTCTCGACTCCAAAAGACAGATTCGAGATTTTAAGTCAGTCACTGCTGCACCTATTACTCCTTCAGGAGGGGTGCTTTAAGATTTTTGGCCATACATACACAGTTCAAGTTAAATGCATTTGATGCAGACTAAATTATATGTGCTCCTGCTCGACTCAATTAGGCCTTAATATCATAATTAAGGGTCAAAAAGTAGATCCTCATTTGTCTGTCTCTCGTGATCATAAAGGCACTTTTGAGCCAATGGTACAGAGTTGATCCACCCTAACTGCATAGGAAAAAACAATCAGTTAATCAGAAGGTAGAAGCACAGTTTCTTTGTTGAGTCAGAATTCTAACAATATATCATGGCAGAATTTATCCACTCTCACTCGAAAGACCTCTGGCACTTAGCACAAACCAAAGAGTAAGGCATTTTAAGCCAGAAGCCCTTGAGGGAGAGTGAACAAAGACTGCCCTGTGTAGAATAACATAGTTTCTAAATCCAGTTGTGAAACAAGACACCTCTTGTCGGCTCTCCCCGTCCGAGCTTCTTTCCATGCATGCTTTCTACTTTAAATCATAGTATAAACATTACAGGAGAGAAGCCCTTGAGGGAGAGGCAACAATAAGTGCCCTGAAGAGTTCATTTATTGTATGAGCTGTGTGTGTTTTGATTGGCAAACTTAGTGATTTAAAAGAGTAGTAGAGcagcctatttataggcaagaaAAGATacagaatgaaaaaaagaaatttGTGGGACCTTTGATATCTTGGCTCTTGATACGAGTGGCAAAACCAGATTCTTTTGATTCATAACAGAGCCCCATTAAAGTGGATTGTATATAATCTTTTTTCCTTAGAGATATAAGTCAACCCCCTTGTGATTAAAGAATATAAGCATCTCATCCTCTTCCATAATTTATCATATTTGACCTATTCCCTAACGAATAATTCTTGCTTCTGATAGTTTTTTATGTTCTTTATCTCAATAAGATAACGAAAAAGGAAGTTTATATCTGAAATTCTCAACACAATATTCGAATACTAGTACAATTATAGAGCTCAAGCACAAATACTGAATGGCGGCTTCACAACTTAATGGCATCACTTCCCTAGATGCAAGGGAATTCCCAGCCATGTGACATGAACTCATTATATGTACATAAGGATGTTGTAAGTATCCAATACACCTTCATCCTTATCCAAAAATCTTGTATTCGAGTCCTGAGAATGGCGAAACTCCTGGTAGAGAGTGCGCTTCCACCCTTTAATGGCCCCTACACAGCGCGCAAAACCAGATTACTCGGCCCAGTAGATTGGATACCGGATGGTTACACCAAAAAAAAAGTATCCAATTAGCGTATAGTTGAACATTTTCAATAACTCATAGCATGCCCTTTCAACATTTCCTGTAACTTTAACCAGCCATTACGCCGCGTCTCTTGCATTGGCCTATAACTGAAAGTTACTCATCCAATTTTAAATTGAACAGATAGTACCGGGAAGGTGGAATTAACTTTAAGAAAATAGGATCATAAAGATTCTTTTCTAGACAAAGTTGCATTACACAGAAAAGAGGATAATAAATATTGACGTGGATCACCTTATCTGCATGATTTTTGCGTTAGTCTATACAcgcaactttttttaaaaaaaaattgtactaTAATCACTGTTAAGGATCAAAGAAATGACAAAGTAAATGATCTTCTTTGTTTGGAACCCAAAAACAAAGCATGAGGTCCCCATATTCCCACAAACAACTAGGCTGCTAGGTTCCATGTTGAAAAATCGACCTAACATCTTCTAGACACATGTTAAGTGTGATAATAAAGAATGATCCAATCAGAGATATGGATTAGCTTTTTTTTATCAGAGTAATCTAATGGGTGGCAGACAATATTCATGATAAGACAATGGCTGTAACAGTTTGGACATTGTGGTGAAGCTGCTCAGGAATAATAGAGTAGAAACATTGGTAATGACAAATAACATTAGTAAGATACATTATCTGATTACATAATTGTTATCACAGAAATATAAGAAAGATATATCGAGTTTTATCTTTGTTTTCTGAATAAAGAGACTGGTGTAATTCTCGCATGATGAACGAGCAGCTCAATCTTATTTTCTTTAATCATGGTGTCCGAACCAGCCGGTGGATACAAAACCAATATGGAGAAGAGTACGGAATAAACAGTGCAGTACTGACTTTGTCATTCTTTTTGAACCCACTAAATCACTCTTAGGCTTGTATAATTGATAATTCAAGCATCCGTATCTTTGATATTGTCTTGAGTAGAAATCCACTAACACAATAATGATACAGGTGGCAGCTATACTTAGATTAGACTTGAGGATGGTGATCAAGGGAAGAGGACATTTTATTCTACAACCCTTTGCTCACACGAACAATCAAACACACAACATGACTTCAAAGAGCTAGCAAAAGAATATATGCCATAAATATTCTTTTTTTTACAAGCAAAATTTCTGTTGTTTCTAACATTGAATCTTTAATTAATGCCAGCCCCCTCTACCCTTCCTCACTTAAACACTAAACTTGGTTCACAGCACGACTCGCACTCATAATATGCGCCAACCACAAATCCCCCACTGTAATGTGATGTCCCTGACGGAGGGCGGGTCAAGCAGGACTGGCAGGCTTCTAGGTTGGCAGGGTGCATATGTTACCTTAGGCGAATCCCACATCGGAATGGGAGAGGAAAGTGAAGAGCTATATAAGGCATGATACAAGTTTACATGGTACGCGCGCTTTTGGGGCTCGAAGTGGCATAGCCCAAAAAGACAAATCCGTACGGGCCTAGGCCCGCAACGGCCAAATACGTGTCATGGGATTGGGTAGTGACAAGTAATACCTTTGTCATTGAACCAAAGCCCTGGGGGAAATATATGCCATCAATTCTTAAGGTCAAGTGAGCTAAGCAGGGGGTTTTCAAGACTAGCTAAATGCTCATATGTTTCAAACGACAACACACAAGATCATGAGTCATTAAGCCATGAAAACCATGTTGTATTATGTAAAGAAGCTACATTTTACAATCTGGCAAATAATCGGAAATATGAAAGCTTTAGTGCTTAAATTAGTACAGAACTACGAATTTACAAAGCCACTTCCAGCAGAAGCTTATAGGAGCTGTGTAATCTATAAGATATTTAACTTAACGACAACATTGAACCATACATCTAATGTAAGATGCTTAGCCAAGGCCTATTAAGAGAAAGCAATGTGCACGCAGGGTGTTAAAAGAGTGGAACAGCCTTTTACCCTGGGATTTAAACCTCGTGCACATGTAATAGGCTAATAGCAGAAGTTGTAAATTAAGATATTTTATCAATGTCTTTCATGCGTAAAATAATCTCCAAGCACAAGTTCATATTTGTCACCAGCGTTCCCTGGGGCGGCCATCTGGATAAACAGGGATCAGAatcttttcttccttcttctttgcACCATTAACTTGTTTAGTTGGTTTGCTATCTTCTAGATTAACAGTGCCTTCATCATCACTGAAGTCGGGAGGTATATCATCACCATCATCACTCCAGTCATCATCCAAATCtccgtcgtcgtcgtcgtcgtcatcatcatcatcatcaaatccgtCACTCCCTAAGTTATCAATGTCAGACCACTCTTCACCTTCATCAGCATCACTTCGATATTTGGACTCTGGTTTTCCTGCTTCATCAGAATCAGTTTGTGGAGTGCCTCTCCGGTTGAATCTCGTCACTGAAACAAGGGAGCGAAGCTTTTCCTTGATAAGCAATAACCTGTTCTTTTCTATCAAGTGTGAATCATGATAAGCTTCACGGAGAAAAACTGAATCCCGATCCCCTTTCAAAGAGACATAGAACATATCGGGATGCCTTATCAGCATGCCTCTCAGCTGTTGAGAGAATTTAAATTCTTCCCTAAAATGAGTAAGGTGATCAACGAGAGTCCTCTTCTCGACTGTGAGGCTCAGAAGTTCATGAACCACACCACATGCGTGTTTCTCTTTCTCCGGAGTACCAGGCCTTATTCCAGAGAAATCCTCATAAGGAGAAATGTAAGGAATGTCTCTAAACTGACTAATCCTTCTCATCTCACCCTTTGAAAGCTTAAGACCCTTAGGAAGCTTCACCCTATTGAACCTTGGTGGTCTATCGATGATCAAATTCTTCTCTTCCAGCTCTCTTTGCCTAGTCTCCTCTTCTGCAATCTGTGCAGCAGAAACAGCAAGCTCAGGGTCCCAATGAGTCAACTCCAATGCCGGCCCTCGTCCAGTTGAAACTACCTTGAAGTATTGTGGATATCGCCTACAGATTGTATCCTGAAATTCTAAAGGAAGCCCTAAATCAGTTTTCAGATGTCCAATCTTCTCCAACAGAATCCGCTTGTCCAAAGACATCATCAATAGTTTCCTCAACTTGACAACCAACAAATCCTCCATTTCATTCCTAATCTTCATTTCCTCCAAGTAAAGCCTCTCGGCCTCAGGAGTCATTTTGAACTTAAGTGAGTAAGCCCCTTCTTCCATAATTTCAAACACACCAGGAAATTTCTTCAATAAAGCAATAAATCTCCTTTTCTTCTCCAGACCCAATGCTCTTCTATACCTACCCAATTCGCGAAGCGACATAATTCTATCAGGCTGACTCACTAGAATCTTCCTAATCTTCATAACCAATTTCAACTTCTTGTCCCTTTGAATCACATTATCAAAAGGAAGCTCTTTCCTTCTCTTCACAGCACCAGCTGCTCTAATGGGAAAATTCGGCACCTGGGTTTTCCTTAAATTACATAAAGATTCATTCTTTTCTCTAAAAGATAAACTTTTGCCCAAAAATGGAGTCTTTTCTACCCGGGCTTTCCTTAAATTACACAAAGATACATTGTTATCTCCAAACGATACACTTTTGCCCAAAATTTGAGTCTTTCCTAAATGCTCTGCTGATATAGCCAGATGGGTCACTGGACAAAGTCTGGTTTTATGAAGAAAAGATGATTTATGGGAAAGGGAAAAAGGAAAAGCTCCATTTGAAGCAAAGGGTTTTGATGCTGTGGAAAGTAGAAACTTGGGTTCCATGAGGAGTCCCAATTCTTGGTGGAATTATAAAACGAACAGATTATAAAACATGAAAATTAAGATTTTAAGCAGAATTTAAATAGCAAAGATAACAATCACGTATGTTTTATTAAGCAGtgtgagagaaaagagagaagaagaggATACACTGACCTTCGGGTGGTTCGAGCAGAGCTATGGATGCTGGAGATGTTGATATGGTTAGGGTTTATCAGAAAGGGTAAAAACCCCGAGAAGTAGATAATATCTGTATCTTCTACGTGGAGTGGGACAATGTCACCTAATGTTGATTACTTTCTTTGGTTCCTGAACTAAATTATGTCAGGATTATAATGTAAAACTTGTATATTTTTCTCATAATTTAAGAATAGATCAATTTCATTTAATGGATCGATGTCTGAATTTATTGGCCATGTATTTtgccaatatatatatattgccaaTATAATATCCTAATATACAAGAGGGGTTGTAAAGAAAATAGTCTCTGTCTTTAATAGGGTTAAAATCTTCTTTTTAGATGGTATAGATGATATGATTGATGGTATGATAATATTAACAATAGCAGATGCAGTTGTTTTCTATATATATCTGAACAGATACTACTATTGTGTTGTAGGTATATAAAATGTACGGCCAAATCTACTATCGAATAAAATCCGGTTTCTATGTCTAATATAAATTCTTCTAAACTTTGGGTAAGGCTCCTAGCAAAATTTTCTGGATGGGTATAATTATTACGATTAATGGACATTaacaattgtcacacctcctttttgcgcgcccgccccgaaaggttagatgcgcgggtggagtttttccaatttaagtgacaatattcgaaatgggattatttatttaattcagagtcgccacttgggaaaggtttggcttttggtgtcccaagtcaccggtttatcttgaatcccaaatcgaggaaattttcgacttttccaaatgaagtctgcgaaccagaaattctaagtaaggaattctgttgacccgagggaaggtgttaggcaccctcgaatcccgtggttctagcacggtcgcttaaattgttataatggctaaatatctgatttaaatacatattatgacttacgtgcttttattaagtttaaaccgcttttattattatcatttatttttatagaattgcaacgtcatgaaaatgcacctcgaaccacgtcacaatcaatgcacccgtggtcgtcgacacatttcgatttcgttgagatttggatttgggtcacatccatgtgcacccgaatttaagaatatgatttaattaagccgcgcctaaagggtCTAACGCGTTATGATttctgagaaggccatgagattcactaaacggcctagcccgaattctaaatattatgattagttgaaggccccgcaatttgcattttttttatttggcgaggctcgtctcattaaaaTAAAGCccacaatgactacatttcttattgttttcgtttccagaaatagaagaaggaaagatgtatgctaattgaaatGTAAAAACCGGATCACTATCAATTTCTAATCACTTATAAAAATGAAAAGACGCCGTACCTTACGGAATATTTTTGGTTGAACAAAGAAGCTATATGGAGATGGATGAAATGCAATACGTAATTCGAACATTTCCTCGAATCGagcttaactagacttatttaagctaggttaaggaaattgaatgctagACATCGTTACCAATGGGGATTCGAACAGGTGCCCATATGTTGCCTAACGGTCTTGATAGAtggaaagaaaataacacagaatattattgtgtaggtggaaatattctaaTCTTATACATGTCATTATTTGATGGAAACCAGTTGAAAGTTCTATGCCAATTATCCACACCTTCTATATATTATACTATTACATCTTGTACTTAGCAAACAACTAGAAACTAAGATGCAAAAAGGtaaacttgattaagtattgTCTAGCTAATCTTTCACTACTGGATTACACTAAAACAATTTATACAACAGAGATCAATGTATCACAAGCAGTACAAAACAGACATCTGAATCTTCTTtaagaactcctttcatttcgtGCTTTTGAAcagttacagttaacaccaaagtgggatttgaaatgtgtacctggaacaacactgaatactgaaatgcaaagaagaagtgaagcagaaggtcagcagcagcaggaaaacaaatagcagcagcaacagcaggtaaCCAGATAGAAAGcagaatcccagtgcaagatgcagctGGAACCAATGAAAGATGACAGGGTGTGGCAAGTTCCCAGTAATATGAATCAAAATTtaggcaaaaaaaaaaacagatctGGGGATGCActgatgctacacacaactaAAAATCTCAAACAGAACTTAGGAGAAATGATATGGAACAGGGAAATCCGGCCagatgagaatcaagacaaagaggAAAAGATGCAGTTCCTCTTTCCTGTGTTATCTTCCCTATATCTATTCCTGTCTCTGTGtatatatctgtatgtatttccactctctctttcaaaaattcctcacaaTGTTTGTCTTTTCTCTTCTCCAATCTCCAGGGTTCTCACACCTCTAATTCTGTATCTTTCCTTAGGTGTCTCTCAATGTTTCTGTATGCTTTTCTGTGtatcactatcaactctctctttcaaagcttctcacagtgtgtgtatttttctttttttcagttCTGATTCTCTCTATATTTTTTCCTTCTCCTAATTCTGTCCCTCCCTATATCTCTGTGTGTGTCCTTTTATCAGATGTCCCTCCTTTATAAGCCCCAACCTcaaaccttttacagcctg
Proteins encoded in this window:
- the LOC104210003 gene encoding pentatricopeptide repeat-containing protein At4g01030, mitochondrial — translated: MEAATPLYHFISSHQPFTQKQPRRYSTNFGLVNVAETLSETSPSTSPSPLSSLQFDYEKEFHSLNSVRAMHAKMIKLSSVWDSKRNMQSFISAYLEFGDFQSAAVLFFVGFAENYLYWNSFLEEFSYFGGNPCEILEVFSELHSKGVNFNTEILAFVLKICSKLRDMWLGLEVHACLIKKGFNLDVYTQCALMNFYGRCCGTESANKVFKEALIHDSLLWNEAILVNLRDEKWAEGLQLFCEMQALLVKANSLTISKVLQACGKLGALDEGKQIHGYVIRYDLESNILIRTALINMYVKNDNIKLARVVFDLTDNRNLPCWNSIISGYIALGYLDDALELFHEMITSNIKPDIITWNCLLSGHFLHGSYREVLAILRRMQSAGYQPNRNSITSVLQAVTELGYLSNGKEIHCHVIRNGLDYDLHVATSLVDMYVKNDDLTSAQAVFDCMTNRNICAWNSLISGYSCKGHFEKASNLLNQMKEEGIKPDIVTYNSMVSGYSTSSCIKEALGMIRRIKSCGMSPNVVSWTSLISGCSQQGYFREAFEFLIQMQDEGIKVNSVTISSLLQACAGLSLLYIGKEIHCLCIRNDFMDDVYVSTALIDMYSKCGNLENAKKVFQKLEDKTLASWNSMITGFAIYGLSTEAISVFDKMREANVQPDAITFIALLSSCKHSGLLDKGWKYFDHMKTDFGVIPTIEHYSCMVDILGRAGYLDEALDFIQSMPMEPNAAVWGALLTSCRIHGNVELGEIAAEYLFELEPYNAANYALMMNLYALSNRWKDVDRIRDKMEAMGVKIGPVWSWVQVNQRIHIFSTAGKTHQEEGEIYFELYKLISEMKKLGYAPDTKCVCQNIAEVEKEKVLLAHTEKLAITYGLIRTTSPAPIRVINNTRICSDCHTVAKYMSLLRRREIFLKDGVRFHHFKDGKCSCCDFW
- the LOC104210004 gene encoding protein WHAT'S THIS FACTOR 1 homolog, chloroplastic, with translation MEPKFLLSTASKPFASNGAFPFSLSHKSSFLHKTRLCPVTHLAISAEHLGKTQILGKSVSFGDNNVSLCNLRKARVEKTPFLGKSLSFREKNESLCNLRKTQVPNFPIRAAGAVKRRKELPFDNVIQRDKKLKLVMKIRKILVSQPDRIMSLRELGRYRRALGLEKKRRFIALLKKFPGVFEIMEEGAYSLKFKMTPEAERLYLEEMKIRNEMEDLLVVKLRKLLMMSLDKRILLEKIGHLKTDLGLPLEFQDTICRRYPQYFKVVSTGRGPALELTHWDPELAVSAAQIAEEETRQRELEEKNLIIDRPPRFNRVKLPKGLKLSKGEMRRISQFRDIPYISPYEDFSGIRPGTPEKEKHACGVVHELLSLTVEKRTLVDHLTHFREEFKFSQQLRGMLIRHPDMFYVSLKGDRDSVFLREAYHDSHLIEKNRLLLIKEKLRSLVSVTRFNRRGTPQTDSDEAGKPESKYRSDADEGEEWSDIDNLGSDGFDDDDDDDDDDDGDLDDDWSDDGDDIPPDFSDDEGTVNLEDSKPTKQVNGAKKKEEKILIPVYPDGRPRERW